The following coding sequences lie in one Rutidosis leptorrhynchoides isolate AG116_Rl617_1_P2 chromosome 6, CSIRO_AGI_Rlap_v1, whole genome shotgun sequence genomic window:
- the LOC139855205 gene encoding uncharacterized protein, with protein sequence MGVPKRSKSIKSSKSKDIGVSVGGSINNVEFKEFGEDIGLQWPNPQLCSKGCDRKLGGMLVIWDNNRFKAHSVVSGDFFLAIRGNWVGFGHDSIIVNVYGPHCDARKKKMWEDLEKLVAGVDSGWVLCGNFNEVRDQTDRLNCVFHEARARKFNEFIIRNNLIEIPINGWKFTRISDDGTKFRKLDRFLVSDKFINYWNDLSINVLDRMESDHCPLILRDGVVDFGPKPFKIFDEWLNREGVD encoded by the exons ATGGGTGTTCCAAAGAGAAGCAAGTCAATAAAATCGAGTAAGAGTAAAGATATTGGCGTTTCAGTGGGGGGTTCAATCAATAATGTCGAGTTTAAGGAATTTGGCGAGGATATTGGCCTCCAATGGCCTAACCCTCA GTTATGTTCAAAAGGATGCGATAGGAAACTCGGGGGTATGTTAGTTATTTGGGACAATAACCGGTTCAAGGCTCATAGTGTTGTTAGTGGAGATTTCTTCTTAGCAATTAGAGGTAATTGGGTTGGGTTCGGGCATGATTCCATAATTGTCAATGTTTATGGTCCTCATTGTGATGCTAGAAAAAAGAAGATGTGGGAAGATCTTGAGAAACTCGTGGCGGGGGTAGATTCGGGATGGGTATTATGTGGTAATTTTAATGAAGTGCGTGACCAAACGGATAGGTTAAATTGTGTATTCCATGAGGCTAGAGCTAGAAAATTTAATGAGTTCATAATTAGAAATAACCTTATTGAGATTCCCATCAACGGTTGGAAATTTACTCGTATTAGTGATGATGGTACCAAATTTAGAAAACTTGATCGCTTTCTTGTCTCGGACAAATTCATCAACTATTGGAATGATCTTTCAATTAATGTGCTTGATAGAATGGAATCGGACCATTGCCCCTTGATTCTCCGAGATGGTGTTGTTGATTTTGGTCCTAAACCTTTTAAGATATTTGACGAGTGGCTAAATAGGGAGGGGGTTGACTAA